Within Macrobrachium nipponense isolate FS-2020 chromosome 20, ASM1510439v2, whole genome shotgun sequence, the genomic segment acataaaacctatacctcttacgaagcaacttagagggagggtaagcaaaagagccattccctaagtctcttttttcatagacatccatttttcagtctctttcaacgaatgtctaaaccgctttagatagaaccaagttttgggaggagagggtctgaagttttcctcctcatcaaaaagtcgaagttggggagcgcggagccgctttctcaaaaaataatctggataagataccagaagaaatctaaggagacttgaataacacgagaggggtgatgagaatcctcctcctctacttcttcttcattctccgatacctgccgaagaagtagacggaaaactacaaccggatctgaaggtttcgaaccacccttggactcattcatccagttggttaacatctctaactgcttgcgcaaaggcgccagagacgaatcaaaaacagttaacgtaggcttggaagagcctaaatgtcagcaggaggcggaaaactaCTTGGCGCCTCGCtctgagccgccgaaattcgaggcgaaacaggcgcatcaggcgtaacagacgaaaagcgcctaaagaaacacccttagaactgctagctacagcgctaaaaaccacaaatctctactagtagatggagccgaaaaaggcacagattgaggcgacgaacgagccgctaacggccgcggcgcaaccctactctcaggctccttataaccgctttgactggaggaggcgaagaatcggcgcctgaacgcctcttttaaggacgcgaaacgggcgaatctcgccaagagcgccgcgcgaccggagacgaatcgcttgaatcattcgaaaggcgtctgaccgcaacacctttccaacgcttaaccgacctgttgaggcgcaacaggctcaacaagagaggcgcctgtctgtgggcaaatcccgatcgactcccttggacttctggtatgtcttctccccggtgcgggggagctggacagtgacctttgtctaggagaagtgtcaggacagacagacgcaccctcaactacactcttacctgaagccgctttctccaaaacgtcttaactgaattaccaagttgcaaaccGTATTCGCTCAGTTACCGAAACCAATTTCTGgaatctaacctcgattccagactggcaatggtgtcggaaagAAAGTACTACGGACGGGAAGCcagagaagtgggattagtaggaggaataggaggtgtagttaaaggagacataacaatttgaggagaaacagaaggaacagaagcatcgcaagacgaagcagagctaagtctcctttccctaagcgctgcttttctaattctgtctttagctaatttctccgagtatgaactaaaaaacttccattgagaatcagtccaatcactacactcgttacatgttcgatctgctgaacaaacctgtcccctacacttaacacatttagtgtgagaatcatattctaacttggataatctagttttacatcctgagatgcaaaacctaactcccgacggactagaatccgacatggcaacgcctaaataaaaagcaaaataacaacaacgtcaaaaaagagtacttcaccaattccgaagatcaatttcacaagaaaaaaagcgaagcaaagtcatccaaccgcaccgaccaccgatgttcaccggacgccggcaggaaaagaattggattcacctgggcagttgtacctggttctcccgcgagtggagggagatgacgtcatcaccaccagtgttggcgacgccgacgcgctaaatttgaatttagtatcctgccgctcgtggaaatcacggctctataattgttcggtaagacactacaataaaacctcATTTTAATGTTAATGCAGACAAGCAACAAAGAGATGTGTTTAACATCCCAGAACTGATGGAGCCACTGCTTTTGTGCTGTACTTGCCAACCTCAAGATATCCTCCTTTCTCCAGAAATTTTGTCGAGAATCATTTAATTGACATGTGTAATGAGTATTTAATGAGTTtgctataaacaaaaataaacaaacttaaaGACAATCATTTAATACACTTTGATTGGAAGATCAAATTACACAAGAAGGAAATGCAAGATCCTCAAAAACTTTGATATACATACGTATTACCTTGAAAAGCAAGGTGACCCACTAACCATGAATCAAGTCATTCTTCCTACCATGGTATCTCATCCTGGCCCTTGTACAAGTTAACTCAGCATAAAACAATTTTAGATTTTAGTTCCTAAAACTTTAGGTTTATTTGTATAAGAACACATCATTGTAATAACTACACAATTACTGACAAAAACTTACCTTAAAACTGCACCtctgaataaaagaaatggcTAAGTAGAGTCTACATCGTGAAACTATGGCAGGATCTCCAATGCGTAGTGCAATGTCCATTTGTTGAAAGGAAATCTGCTCTGCTTTTTCAGCAAACTGAATGTCATAGTCACCAAGGGCAGAACAAGCGCCTCCCAATGTTGACAACCAAGACATTGCAGTATCGAAATGTTGTCTCTCTATCGCACTACATCTCATACGTACATTCCATTCATAATCTATAATTTGCGGCAGATTATCTAATAAACACCATTTCActattaaaagttttctttgtctCTTACTTTTTCGTTTGAATGTCTTTAAAACCTTATTGACTACTAATTGTCTGTAATTATCAGAAGATATCAGTTCTTTCAGGAATACACAAAAATGCatgtcttccattttattttttaaaacaatgcCTTTGGACTGCATTCCATTGATATTTAtacattcttttttctttgttcttgcaTTTCTTAAGGAAACTAAAGCTTCCTTCCAGTCCATACTACTATGATCATCACTCTTGTGGGTCCTTTGAAATAATGGAGAAGTGTGGCAATGTGATTCAATGCATGCTGGGGTTATGGTCAGTATGTCCCAAAAGGATTTACCATAATCCACAACTGCCAAAATATGAGAGGAGTCATTCTTAGTAGGATATGCAATGCACTGTCTATTACAAAAACTGCACATAACACATCTGGATTGATTTTCACTGCCTGATGATTCAGCCATTCTTATTAATAGACAAGGGAGTTATCTGCAAACTCTTGGCTATAATCACCCATACGTCTGGTACCTGAAACAAAAAGACATATATCAAATAGTTACATTATGATACTAGGCCTATATAATACAGTATTACCAAGACATCAGGTTCTAATTTGGCTGGGGCAGCTTTGCACCTTGGACCCTGTCAAGTAATTCGTGATCCCTTACTCTATATTTGGGTAGTTTACTGAACTACGGAACTACTTCCAAACGGAAGCTAGCTCATTGTTTCCAACGTTTAAAGTTACCTGAGGAATCCAAGGGGGGCAAAGGCCCCTCGGCTATGTCAGGGCAAAGCACCCTAAGTGAGGTTATAGGGAGGTaaggtctggttaggtcagggtatggcattctaggaaaggttaggtttGTTTTTGTCTTCCAAGATCTGTTCCTGTTGTTCTCCACTCATTCCTGCATTCTACAGGAGTCCCATTCCGTAATTCTAAGCAGTAACTAaatccgcacggactgcaaggaacggtcaCGCGAATATGAAAGCGACtaaggattggggcgtcaaatgtatttcaccgtgtatAGGTAGTAggactagcccctgggggattaattacagttgaccaacaaaatataacagtaaTCCCTTAATGAGCaaccaaaatacaataaaaaaagttaaaagtcaatttccaaagaaatacccgatgcAGAGCAATTACTTAGATCTACCTCCCATTCTTATGCTGAATCCAATTAAGGTTGCCGACGACCAAAGCAAGATCCTAGGCTAGTACATACTAAAATACGCAAAAAATAGCTAATTACCTAGTAGCCTATAGCCTAGAGGTCAATCGTTAGGAAAGTTTACAATAAATTGATAACTACGGCAAGTAGGTAATATCTAGTAGGTAGCCTATTGTCTAACCTAGCAAACAATATCTAGAGTCCCTAGGTCATTGCAGCCAAATCACCTACtggggtaaacaatcacggacgatccatcgtcatcacactgggcgggtcttattcactcgatatttaattggtgaaacaagaatacaattacaactttaagcataacattcaaaagattgaagttttgtcaacacaatgtgatatatgaaagccccatatgaactaaaataagcatgtgacgctcttcgtaaaattaTGTtatcaaggcagttttgaaatccaacatGGCGGCTATCGTCAGGCTGGCTGGTCTAATcatggacaatccaccatctttcccagccttcccagcactcatttgaacaatgtcagcgtatatatgtaacatttattgatcttactcaagattacagttttaatcagcaaaataaaacaagattttgttgcctatattagtgaaagtatgaaacttgttatccCTGGGGTCATGGTtcgaactgaattcatttttaccttgtaatcagtggttttatccttactgccatcacaactgaaactccacagtgcttatttgattgtaattagtttacacattattggtcttaatccaccctacattgcacttgaaccatgttggtgttcctggttcctaagcgctcactccacacacacacttacgagcagcagacgacgacactgtttatgaggtgcaaagctttattcccttaattgtttactttactcattatttagtttaactttactttgttacttcaaaatgtttatttaattcatgtctattatcccttttttgcaaccaaattacccccaaaaattacagatactatttctaaagtagatacaatctaatgtttctaaccttgtcgtacatctggctgccgaaaaccatcgcggagcagacgacggataagtggattatttttttttttttcgctagcacttttcattgatttaagtctatattagtattttgatttttttaataactgtatgccagaaataaatgtaaccttttaaTGGTTTGGCATGCTACAGAATGGCAAAATTCTCAGTTGCCAatattagtggagcttcacacatacgctgatgcattattataaactgtttccatgaattctagttgtcatagtaatgcaataatgataaaattgctttaatatttatgtatatatacttccaatacataggctaatttcaccaatttccatgttttgtgtaagtcttatacccagtttggagggtgaacacaccaactggcaacagagagagagaagggaaggtgaaggaaggaagaaggacaggggtggcggtggaggtggggggagaggttaggtggagctttttactgctatgttcgtatccatttctggatattggagtttttgtctcttggtacaaggacaagtgtcgttattctttacgattagtgattcacgatatccttataaattacggcactgggtgtaatacactatagcaaaatctcgttctgatacgagtgttcgttacagaaatattgctaaaacacgtgcttgcactgtctctgaaacccatagtaggtatgctgcttagttgtcaatcaagttttttgtaatcaagtattttttacaagctagctattgtataaatttgtatttttctcaatcaaaacatatgctcctcaatgctaactttcctcttttaacgacttcctggtcattgcaaattcggccccattaatttctatGGTGGGA encodes:
- the LOC135222729 gene encoding uncharacterized protein LOC135222729, whose amino-acid sequence is MAESSGSENQSRCVMCSFCNRQCIAYPTKNDSSHILAVVDYGKSFWDILTITPACIESHCHTSPLFQRTHKSDDHSSMDWKEALVSLRNARTKKKECININGMQSKGIVLKNKMEDMHFCVFLKELISSDNYRQLVVNKVLKTFKRKSKRQRKLLIVKWCLLDNLPQIIDYEWNVRMRCSAIERQHFDTAMSWLSTLGGACSALGDYDIQFAEKAEQISFQQMDIALRIGDPAIVSRCRLYLAISFIQRCSFKIASTIIRQEYYWAHSFPKDSRDKRLINMCHGIWKKLQYEKKKANRNGHVKC